A single region of the Schizosaccharomyces osmophilus chromosome 3, complete sequence genome encodes:
- the prp12 gene encoding U2 snRNP-associated protein, WD repeat protein Sap130, which yields MDTFPSLFLYSLTIQNSNYVQNSCVASLSGKKVQEIVIATESRLLVYKVDPNDGRISCILNHNCFGIIRNVAPLRLTGFKRDYLIVTSDSGRITVLQYDLGLNKLVPVYQEAFGKSGIRRVVPGEYLAVDAKGRAAMVASVEKSKLVYVLNRDSEADLTISSPLEAHKAGVICFSLVGLDTGYANPIFAALEVDYSDIDHDQSGQAYENVEKVLTYYELDLGLNHVVRRWSKVVDRSSYMLLSVPGGNDGPSGTLVISEGWISYRHLQKRFHQIPIMRRKGNEMEETATPWAESNPENKDLRLPVIVSAVMHRMKGSFFYLLQTHEGDLLKLTVEHDGQGNVNELRMKYFDTIPLSVELNILKTGFLFISCEGGNHQLYQFENLGLDDGELEISSLEYPDDFLVTTGKNIFYQVRGLQNLSLVDEVPCLYPVTDSLVVKSPLLDDPTQIYAISGRGNASSLRRLKRGLETTEIVASEIPGAPVAIWTLKLSRNDVYDSYIILSFTNGTLVLSIGETVEEVSDSGLLSSVSTLNVHQMGQDSVLQVYSKGIRHIRSNKQISEWKLPADLLITQSTINDTQIVIALNNGELVYFEMSDDVEGGQLNEYQERKTLTANVTALALGPVPEGSKRSNFLCIACDDATVRVLSLDLYTTLESLSVQALSSPANSLCIIPMAVGGYTTLYLHIGLMNGVYLRTVVDVTSGQLLDTRTRFLGPKPVKLYPVSIKDQKTVLAVSTRAYLAYSFLQNLQLSPISYSAIEHISSFASEQCPQGVVAVHHNVLKIFTIDSLQDDLKSEIYPLMCTPRKLVKHPELPILCILQSERNFNSSKNYQDLGSHSLSSRANKDLSPLQEREWSSYISIFDLKSKQIVHACKLGDNEAAFCVEMVYFKSKDELFLVTGSATDVNLETRACSHGNIRVYRLKDEGTSLELVSHTETDDIPMCLRPFQGRMLAGVGKHLRMYELGNKKVLRKCEIAPVPLFITRLDVQGSRIVVGDSQCSIRYVVYKHDENRFLVFADDPIQRWCTTSTMVDYDTVAGGDKFGNMWLLRCPADISRLSDEDNSASKLLHEKPFLNSTPHKLELLSHFYTNDIPTSMKKVQLVEGAREVLLWTGLLGTVGVFTPFINQEDVRFFQQIEFFLRKEVPLLSGRDHLAYRSYYAPVKGVIDGDLCEMYYHLPREKQEVIASELDRTVAEISKKIEDFRVRSF from the coding sequence ATGGATACGTTTCCGTCTCTGTTTCTGTATTCATTGACAATACAAAATAGCAATTATGTGCAGAACTCGTGTGTGGCATCTTTATCTGGTAAAAAGGTGCAAGAGATTGTTATAGCTACAGAATCTCGACTTTTGGTTTATAAAGTGGATCCAAATGATGGCCGAATAAGCTGTATTTTGAATCACAATTGCTTTGGAATCATTAGAAATGTCGCTCCTCTTCGTTTAACTGGCTTTAAACGCGACTACTTGATTGTAACTTCAGATTCTGGACGGATAACGGTTTTGCAGTATGATCTTGGTCTCAATAAGCTTGTTCCGGTGTATCAAGAAGCATTTGGAAAGTCAGGGATTCGAAGAGTTGTTCCAGGAGAATATTTGGCTGTTGATGCCAAGGGTCGCGCAGCAATGGTTGCTTCtgttgaaaaaagtaagttGGTTTATGTATTAAATCGTGATTCTGAAGCAGATCTCACAATATCTTCACCGCTTGAAGCGCATAAAGCAGGTGTTATTTGTTTTAGTCTTGTGGGTCTGGATACCGGATATGCAAACCCAATATTTGCAGCCCTAGAAGTTGACTACAGTGACATTGATCATGACCAGTCAGGTCAAGCTTACGAGAACGTAGAGAAGGTTTTGACATATTATGAACTTGACCTTGGACTTAATCATGTCGTCAGGCGTTGGTCAAAAGTGGTTGATCGTAGTTCTTATATGCTTCTTTCTGTGCCAGGGGGTAACGATGGTCCATCAGGCACTCTTGTGATTTCTGAAGGATGGATATCTTATAGACATTTGCAAAAAAGGTTTCACCAAATACCTATAATGCGCCGAAAAGGTAATGAAATGGAGGAGACAGCTACACCATGGGCAGAATCAAACccagaaaacaaagactTGCGGCTCCCTGTCATTGTCTCTGCCGTAATGCACAGAATGAAAGGATCGTTTTTCTACTTGCTACAAACTCATGAAGGTGATCTATTAAAACTCACCGTAGAGCATGATGGACAAGGCAATGTAAACGAGTTACGCATGAAATATTTTGATACGATACCTCTTTCAGTAGAACTcaatattttaaaaactGGGTTCCTATTTATATCGTGTGAAGGTGGAAATCATCAATTATATCAGTTTGAGAACCTTGGGCTGGATGATGGAGAGTTagaaatttcttctttggaataTCCTGATGATTTTCTTGTTACCACTGGTAAGAACATATTTTACCAAGTACGTGGTTTGCAGAATTTATCGTTGGTTGATGAAGTCCCTTGCCTTTATCCCGTGACTGATTCGTTAGTAGTTAAGAGCCCTCTTTTAGATGACCCAACCCAGATATATGCAATTTCCGGGCGTGGCAatgcttcttctcttcGTCGTTTAAAGCGTGGTTTGGAAACCACTGAAATTGTTGCTTCAGAAATTCCAGGTGCTCCTGTCGCAATTTGGACTTTGAAGCTATCCCGCAATGATGTGTATGATTCGTATATAATCTTGTCATTTACAAATGGTACTTTAGTATTATCCATTGGAGAAACCGTTGAGGAAGTATCAGACAGTGGATTGCTGTCCTCCGTTTCTACGTTAAACGTACACCAAATGGGCCAAGATTCTGTTCTTCAAGTTTATTCCAAGGGTATCCGGCACATTCGCtctaataaacaaataagtGAATGGAAATTACCGGCTGATTTATTAATTACTCAGTCAACCATTAATGATACCCAAATAGTAATAGCTCTGAATAATGGTGAGCTTGTATATTTCGAGATGAGTGACGACGTTGAAGGCGGTCAGTTAAATGAATaccaagaaagaaaaacactTACAGCAAATGTTACTGCGCTTGCTTTGGGGCCGGTACCTGAAGGTTCAAAGCGTAGTAATTTCCTTTGTATAGCTTGTGACGACGCTACCGTACGCGTTTTATCTCTGGATCTTTACACGACCTTAGAAAGTTTGAGTGTTCAAGCATTAAGCTCACCTGCTAATTCGCTGTGTATAATTCCCATGGCGGTCGGCGGGTATACTACCTTATACCTACATATTGGTTTGATGAATGGTGTTTACCTTCGAACTGTTGTTGACGTGACCTCTGGACAGCTATTAGATACCCGTACTCGGTTTTTGGGTCCAAAGCCTGTCAAATTATATCCAGTTTCTATTAAAGACCAGAAAACTGTATTGGCTGTCTCTACGAGAGCTTATCTGGCTTATTCTTTCTTGCAAAATCTGCAGCTTTCCCCCATTTCTTATTCAGCAATTGAAcatatttcttcattcgCTAGTGAGCAATGCCCTCAGGGGGTTGTTGCCGTACATCAcaatgttttgaaaatttttacAATCGATAGTCTGCAGGATGATTTGAAATCAGAAATATATCCGCTTATGTGTACACCACGAAAGTTGGTGAAACACCCGGAACTTCCTATTTTATGTATTTTACAGAGTGAAAGGAATTTCAATAGTTCCAAGAATTATCAGGATCTAGGCTCTCATTCTTTGTCGTCACGTGCGAATAAGGATTTAAGCCCTTTACAAGAAAGGGAATGGTCATCATATATATCTATTTTTGACTTGAAATCTAAGCAAATAGTTCACGCTTGTAAACTCGGCGATAATGAAGCCGCTTTTTGTGTCGAGATGGTTTACTTCAAGTCAAAGGATGAGTTATTTTTAGTTACTGGTTCGGCGACAGATGTCAATCTTGAAACAAGAGCTTGTTCTCATGGTAATATACGCGTTTACAGACTTAAGGATGAGGGGACTAGCCTTGAGTTAGTAAGCCACACTGAAACGGACGACATTCCCATGTGCCTTCGCCCCTTTCAAGGAAGGATGCTTGCTGGTGTTGGAAAACATTTGAGAATGTATGAGCTAGGTAACAAAAAAGTACTAAGGAAATGTGAAATAGCTCCTGTCCCTCTCTTTATAACTCGCTTGGATGTCCAAGGAAGCAGAATTGTTGTTGGTGATTCTCAGTGTTCTATTAGATATGTCGTGTATAAGCACGATGAAAACCGCTTCCTTGTTTTTGCGGATGATCCCATTCAAAGGTGGTGTACGACCTCAACTATGGTTGATTATGATACTGTAGCAGGGGGTGACAAGTTTGGTAATATGTGGCTTCTAAGATGTCCTGCGGATATCTCAAGGCTTTCTGATGAAGACAATTCTGCGTCTAAGCTTTTACATGAAAAaccatttttgaattctaCTCCCCACAAGCTGGAACTTTTGTCTCATTTTTATACGAATGATATACCTACATCCATGAAAAAAGTACAGTTGGTTGAAGGAGCAAGAGAGGTTTTGTTATGGACTGGCCTTCTTGGAACGGTAGGTGTTTTTACCCCTTTTATAAATCAAGAAGACGTTCGGTTCTTTCAGCAGAtagaattctttttgcgAAAAGAAGTTCCCTTGTTATCTGGCCGGGATCATTTAGCGTACCGAAGCTACTATGCACCTGTGAAAGGTGTCATTGATGGTGATTTATGCGAAATGTACTATCATCTTCCTCGTGAAAAGCAGGAAGTGATTGCAAGTGAACTGGATCGCACGGTCGCAGagatatcaaaaaaaatagaggACTTTCGTGTACGTAGTTTTTAG
- the cut20 gene encoding anaphase-promoting complex, platform subcomplex scaffold subunit Apc4/Cut20, whose translation MTKHLYHSNKEHKFNYHEENGRIETIRDGLRKASLCPSMELLAVITNGNRLIAFRNTGQRIWDVGFEGLKATALCWHQDGHLLVVGFESGELKFVDSSSGHVVEQRHASRNIPITMITWKVEDSSTFFNQPDFSLDPISYMPLLGTLPSSSKGERIFSSKAIVEFFKSSNPERSKSQKIELLSVLDEEGIRHINMFSSYKIGEGDSLHSALNMKLPKSHHICRQMAYHVLHCSDQGHSSLQTLHMPLLEKGLRNIVDIATMSTKMQLFVRYIEETVDAMYEEFKNIVKAENSLRNSFTQIFEKHKNDTFSPELELYQFIMNGLPTPILKEWLTERVGDRVLKNWEKLIVNACRSLSVFCQEFVIPASERLGILLNLIRGKAIWGVMKGDSLLDPKLIDDCMSSLSSLQTISFTFLSSLQKENAEMKRYVSWLNYAMHEFVTTEPATIPPQDIVDHIQDCVRYIRNSLMHSQLTSYFVAAENSQETKNSKPSSSTFQDVINALRLSFDVIFSYPSLACRSQWTKTANIKLLQGNDWLVSACLFQSKPETSIEKSIYYKKNLPGIYIWQCNLQNGQMLPSFCCHFELDASYILQIDQQNTASANVLDAKVYPSNALIILAEYQNKIIMCEVSIEKIPFIPIDKSICEMGKLPEYVNTIPIIPVRDTVWTHSFNDNFSPSRFDYIEQDTASYGIVYSEETQKYRWFNI comes from the exons ATGACTAAACACCTATATCATTCCAATAAAGAACATAAATTCAATTatcatgaagaaaacggTCGGATTGAGACAATTCGCGATGGTTTAAGAAAGGCCTCATTATGTCCAAGCATGGAACTATTAGCTGTTATAACGAATGGAAATCGTCTAATTGCGTTTAGAAATACAGGACAGAGAATATGGGATGTTGGATTTGAAGGGTTAAAAGCTACTGCTCTTTGTTGGCATCAAGACG GCCATCTGTTGGTAGTGGGTTTTGAGAGTGGAGAACTCAAATTTGTAGATTCCTCTTCGGGTCATGTTGTCGAACAGCGTCATGCTTCAAGAAATATTCCTATCACCATGATTACATGGAAAGTGGAGGACTCTTctacttttttcaatcagCCTGACTTCTCTTTGGACCCAATATCTTACATGCCCTTATTGGGAACGCTGCCTAGCTCCTCTAAAGG GGaacgaattttttcttcaaaagcaattgttgagttttttaaatcttccaatccCGAGCGTTCCAAATCTCAGAAAATCGAGCTTTTAAGTGTCCTTGATGAGGAAGGAATTCGCCATATAAA CATGTTTTCATCCTATAAAATTGGGGAAGGTGATTCACTACATTCAGCTCTTAATATG aaattaccTAAATCCCATCATATTTGCAGGCAGATGGCATACCATGTTTTACATTGTTCTGATCAAGGTCATAGCAGCTTACAAACGTTACACATGCCATTGCTAGAGAAAGGGTTGCGAAACATAGTAGATATAGCGACAATGTCAACAAAGATGCAACTGTTTGTGAGGTATATCGAAGAAACAGTGGATGCGATGTATGAAGAGTTTAAAAATATCGTCAAAGCTGAAAACAGCCTACGAAACTCTTTTACccaaatatttgaaaaacacaaaaatgATACATTCTCTCCCGAGCTGGAACTTTATCAGTTTATTATGAATGGGTTACCAACCCCCATATTGAAAGAGTGGTTGACAGAGAGAGTTGGCGATCgagttttaaaaaactgGGAAAAGTTAATTGTGAATGCTTGTCGATCCTTATCTGTGTTTTGCCAAGAGTTTGTAATACCTGCTTCGGAGAGGTTGGGGATATTGCTGAATTTAATAAGAGGAAAGGCAATTTGGGGAGTCATGAAAGGAGATAGTTTGCTTGATCCAAAGTTAATCGATGATTGTATGTCTTCTCTTTCGTCACTTCAgacaatttcttttacgtTTTTATCTTCacttcaaaaagaaaacgctGAAATGAAGCGTTACGTGAGTTGGCTAAATTACGCTATGCATGAATTTGTTACAACTGAACCAGCAACAATTCCTCCTCAAGATATTGTTGATCATATACAGGATTGTGTAAGGTATATCCGGAATTCTCTAATGCACTCTCAATTGACATCCTACTTCGTGGCTGCCGAAAACTCccaagaaacgaaaaactCCAAACCTAGCAGTTCAACGTTTCAGGATGTCATTAATGCTTTAcgactttcttttgatgtCATTTTTAGTTATCCATCCTTAGCTTGTCGAAGCCAGTGGACAAAAACAGCAAATATTAAACTATTACAAGGCAACGATTGGCTGGTTTCTGCTTGTCTTTTCCAGTCCAAGCCCGAAACCTCAATCGAAAAATCTATATAttataagaaaaatctTCCAGGCATATATATTTGGCAATGTAATTTGCAAAATGGACAGATGTTACCGTCTTTCTGCTGCCATTTTGAATTGGATGCTTCTTATATTCTTCAAATCGATCAACAAAATACTGCCTCAGCTAATGTTTTGGATGCAAAGGTTTATCCCAGTAATGCCTTAATAATACTAGCTGAGtaccaaaacaaaattattaTGTGTGAAGTCTCCATCGAGAAAATACCTTTTATACCTATTGACAAGTCCATTTGCGAAATGGGAAAGTTACCAGAATACGTGAATACTATCCCCATTATTCCAGTCCGTGATACAGTATGGACCCATTCGTTCAACGATAACTTTTCTCCTTCCAGATTCGACTATATAGAACAAGATACTGCCTCTTATGGTATTGTTTATTCGGAAGAAACTCAAAAGTATCGATGGTTTAATATTTGA